The region GACCATTATAAACAACGATTTGAATGAAAGTGTATATACTTTCGAAATCAAAGGTCTTGCCACTCCTTTTGTAGATGGCATTGAATCATCCAGTTATTCATCGGTGAGTTGTTATCCAAATCCGGCAAGTTCAAGGGTAATTATAGAAAGCCCGGCGGAAATGTTGCTGGAAGTGTATTCTTCTGAAGGTAATAAGGTCATCGAACAAATGGTAGAGCGAGGAGAAAATAGTGTGAACATTGAAGCTCTTTCGAGAGGCTTATACTTATTCAATTTGCCATCAATAGGTCATAATATAAAGGTGATAAAAGATTAATTCTACCACCACAATTGATTTTAATAATAATTTCAAAATTTCACCCTAATCAAAAAGATTACCAACATTATCAGATAGTATCCAAATACAATTTATGAGACATAATTCCATTTTTAAATTATCCATCATTGTTTACATTCTTGGCTTCTTATCCACTTCCGGCTATGGTCAGGTGGTGAGCACTCTGGCCGGTTTGAGTCTTGATGCTGACGGTCCGGCAGCAATGTCCGGGTTTTCTTCACCTAATGGCGTCGCAATAGATTCTAAGGGAAATGTATATGTTGCAGAGGCAGACAATAACAAAATCCGTAAAATATCTGCACAAGGTATTGTAAGTACTTTTGCCGGAGATGGTGGTTGGGGAAAGCAGGATGGAGAAGGTAAGAATGCACGTTTTATGTATCCATGGGGAATTGCAATAGATACTGAAGATAATGTATATGTATCCGAATTAGGTGGACACAGGGTACGCAAAATAACACCGGATGGCGTAGTGAGTACTTTAGCAGGAAATGGAGATGCCGGTAGCTTAGATGGAACAGGTACCGAAGCGAGATTTATTGCTCCAAGCAGTCTGGTGGTGGATGGCACAGGTACGGTGTATGTTGCAGATACTCGGAATAATAAGATTCGCAAAATAACTCCAGAAGGTGTAGTGAGCACATTAGCAGGTAAAAACACTTCCGGATTTGCTGATGGTGCTGGCGCTGATGCTATGTTCAGCAACCCATCCGGGATAGCAATAGATGCCAATGGAAATTTATTTGTAGCGGATTATTATAATGATAAAATCCGAAAAATAACGCCCGATGGTACAGTAAGTACCTTTGCAGGATCAACAGACGGACGAACTAATGGAGATTTGAGTGTAGCAAAGTTCAGTAACCCATATGGCATTGCCATAGATGCAGAAGGCAATATGTATATAGGTGAAGAGGGCAATAATGTTATTCGTAAAATTTCAAAAGAAGGTATTGTTAGTACATATGCAGGCACGGGTGGCATAGGAGATAAAGATGGCAATGCCACTAGTGCTAATTTTTATAATCCTCATGGTATTGCTGTTGATGCTGCCGGGAATGTCTATGTTGCTGATATTAGAAATCATAAAATCAGAAAAGTAACACAACAAGGAATAGTAAGTACAATAGGAGGTATTGGTTATGCCAGATCAGTAGATGGTACTGTTCCCAATGTTCGATTTAAAAGCCCTACTGGTGTGACAATAAATGAGCAGGGTATTATTTATATAGCTGACGAGATCAAGATCCGTAAGCTGACTCCTGCCGGAGTGGCTACCACCCTTGCCGGTTCTGATAAATATGGCAGTTCAGATGGCACAGGAGCGGAAGCAACCTTTAATGATATAAAAGGTATTACAATTGATGCCATTGGAAATCTATTTGTTACTGATGATCATAAAATAAGAAAAATTACTCCTGAAGGTATTGTTACCACCTTTGCCGGATCAGATACTGAGGGATTTGTCGATGGCAATGGCACTGATGCTCTTTTTGACAATCCATTTGGATTGACTATTGATGCGAAGGGTAATCTTTATGTTGCTGACCAATACAATAACAGTATTCGTAAAATTACACCCAATGGAGATGTAAGCACATTTGCAGGTGCCAAGCAAGGGGGCTACAAAGATGGCAAGGGCTTGGATGCTCGCTTTTCATCACCTCATGGTATAGGTATAGATAAAAACGGTAACCTCTATGTGGCAGATAAAAGCAACCATAGGATACGTAAAATTAATCCTGAGGGGGAAGTCTCTACATTAGCAGGTTCTATGTTTCAGGAATCCTGGGATGGTACAGGTGCCTCTGCAGCATTTAGTTCAGCAGTTGGTATTTGTGTAGATAGTTCAGACAATGTGTATGTAACTCAGACTGGAACTGCAAATTTTAAAATCAGAAAAGTAACGCCCTCGGGAGTTGTAACCACCCTGGCGGGAAAAGGAATCCCAGGCTCACTAAATGGTCCCGCAGCTTCTGTCAGTTTTAATAATCCTGTCGGAATTACGATCGATGCCAATTACAATCTATACGTAGCAGATCAATACAATTTTCAGATACGTAAAATTTCTCTGCCTAATGATATAAAGGTATTGTATGCAGATAATGAAGTAGAATCACCAGTAGATTTTGGCACTGTAAAACCTGGTAAAACTAGTCCAGCTTTTACCTTCAGTATCGAGAACGGAACCGCTGCCTTGAAGCCCCTGTTTTTATCGGGCAAACCTTTGATTACCGTAAGCAGCAATGACTTTATTATAGACCTGAGCAATACTTCCTCTTCAGTTGGCTTTGGCGATTCTACTGAATTTTCAATAACCTTTAAACCAAGTACACTTGGCTTGAAAACAGCAACAGTGACAATACCAAACAACAATTTGGACGGAATTGACTTTACATTTGAAATCAAAGGATTTTCCGCTCCATTTGTAGATGGCATTAGCTCATCCAGCTCTTCATTGGTAAGTTGTTATCCGAATCCGGCAAGTACCAGGGTAATTATAGAAAGCCCAGTGGAAATGTTGCTGGAAGTATATTCATCTGACGGAAATAAACTGATGGAGCAAATGATGGAAAGAGGTGAAAATAGTGTGAACATTGAAACTCTTTCAAGAGGCTTATACTTATTCAAAATGCCATTAATAGGAAAGAGTATAAAGGTGATAAAAAACTAAATAGGGAGGATTAGAATCTTCAAGTTAATGCCATGTGGCGCGCGTTTTCGAATGGCGTGCCACATGGCATTTTAATTTATATTAATCAAATGTCCTTGTTTTCGCAGAGGATTTCCAAGAATGGCGATTGTATCGCCAGTCATCAATAGTCCTCGTTTGCAACGAGGATTTCCGAGAATGGCGATTGTATCGCCATCTCAAATAACACTCACCTTTACCAGCCCCTTTCTTCCTGCATAATCCCTGGCGCTGCTGTGTAAATAATATTCCGGATTCTCCACCAGTCCAGCGCGAACTGGATTATTATGTATGTAATTTATCTTTTCCATTATATCAATACTGGCTAGTTCAATAGCATGATTGCTATCCATCCATATTTTATAATTTTCAGCTCGTCTAGTTCTCTTTGCTTCAAAAGAAAACTTATCTTTCAACCATTCAGATCTGCTCTCATTAATAGAATCCATAGTTGTAATAAACTTCTTTGATGTATATTTCTTAAAATCTCTGAGAAACGAAGACATATCCCCTGGTGGCGAAGCTTTTAATGCCAAATGTATATGATTACTCATTATCACCCAAGCATAAATTGTAACATGCTTTTCCCTGGAACAATAATTTAAAGAATCAACAATGATATCACGGTAGTCTTTTCTGGTAAATAAATCTATCCATTTTATTACTGTACAGGTAATAAAATAAGGAACATGTTGATCAGAAATGATGTATCTGTCTCCTGCCATAGCTGTAAAAAAATTAGTTGGTTGAATTGCAAAAGTAATAAAATAAATAGCGATACAATCGCTATTCTCGGAAATCCTCGTTGCAAACGAGGACTATTGGGGACTATTGGGGACTATTGGGATGATATTATTCTACATAGCCCTGCCCTTAAATCCTCTTCGACTTGTTTAAACTTTTTCTCTTTTATTTCCCCATTAAGGTATTGAATTTTAAGTTTATCATTTCTATCATATGAAGAAAAATTCGGATGTGGCCGAAAACCGTAATCACCAATTAATTTAGAAGAGTACTTTTCAATATGTTCCAGGGTAGTAGCATTCATAAAATCGTATTGATCTCTTTTTACATTCTTATACTTAGAACATAAAGATAATATCTCCCTTGCCTTCGAAACTTGAGCGTGTGGAAACCCCATCTTAGCAAGTGATAATAGCTCTATATAAAGTATACTGACAAAATTAATTTTCACTTGATCATCTATAAACTCAACTATAGAAGTTAAGATGTTTACCATCTTTCGTATCTCTTCATACCTTTTCCTTTCTAAATTTTCAAGAAGATAAAAATATAAAATTTTAAAGTCTATGTCACTTAAAGTAAGCTTCATATAATTTTGATAAAAATAATTCACATAAAGAGGTGCAAATACAGTCCAATTGCTTAAAGGAGAAATAATGGTATAAATCCTAAATGCATTAAAAGTAGCTAAATTTGGGAAAGATTCATCCTGCATTTCAAATAAAGGTCTTATAACCTTTTGACATAATTCATGCTCTCCTTTAGACAGTAATTGTATTGCTATTTTATAAATATAGACTTCTCTTTCCTCTGAATTTTCAAGTTTTATTATATAATTTAATAGACTTTCAAAACCTTCTAACAATTCCATTCTATAAAGTTCATATAATAAAATATCAATTAATTCATGGGTAACAGATAATAGATTATTAATATTCGCTTCCTCAGGTTTATAGTTGTTCTTAATAATTAGATCTACAGTTTGTGTTAGCGCATTTTTCTTTTCAACATTATCTTCCTCTAACAACACCCATTTCAATAAAACCTGGGATTTTGATTCAAGCGGACAAACATCTAAAGCCTTCTTTATATATTCTTTCGCTATTAGCGAATCGTTTAATGACTCGAATAGCTGACATAAATTATAATATGCGATCGTTAAAAACTTATCGCGTTCTGGATTAGATGATCTATTTAATTCTTCAATTGTTTGCGTATCAAAAGAAATTATCAATTCCTTATTCTCTTGATAATTTAATTGAAAATATGAACTACTTAAATTAACCCTAGACTGAAAATAGTACTTGCCTGAAGGATACTCATCTACTATTTCACTAAATACACGTATGGCGTTTGGATAATCCCCAACTATTGCATAACTTATCCCTACCGCATATAATGTTTCATAGTAAGCTTCAGGAAAACCTTTCTTATCGTATTGAATTTTTAAGAGGAAAGGAATTGCCTTGCTATATTTTTGTGTTTCAAAATAACTAAAAGCAAGCGGCGCTATGTCATTTCCTGACAAATTCTCAATATCTTCGATAGACCCTTCGTAAAGTTTAATTACTTCATTAAATTCTTTTGACGAGTATCTTTCCAATGCAAGTTTTAATACTCCCTTTTTCTTCTTCTCAACACTTTCAATCCAAGATTCTGATAGTGCTTTATCTATAATCTTATTCTTAATTTCAATTTTTGATGATTGAAAGTCTGAATTAATAATTCCCGCTAAGTATAACTTTTTTTTAATTTCATCACTTAAGACATTTCCCTTATGATATCTGATTTGAACTATAGCCTGCCTAATTTCATTATCAATTTCAACTAACTCTCTAATATGATCAATGGGAGCTTTATCAAAAGCCGTTAGGTAAATATCTTCAATTATCCTGTCTATAAGACTTATATCGATATCATGTCCCTTCAAAATATAACTTTCAACTTCAGAGCATACATCATAGGTCATTCGAGGATTTCCGCTAGTCCAATCAAAAACTCTTAAAAGAATTTTTTCTGGCAAAATCAAATTAGCTTTCCTACAAAAATCATTAAACTCCCCATATGTAAAGTCGTTTAAGAAAATTTTCTGACCTATATTAAAAGGAGAAATTTTAGGATTTTTTATAATTTCCGTCGGCTCAACAACACCAGAAAGAAGGTAGGTCAATCTATTATATTCAGTGAAATTAATTCTTTCAAAATATATACTTCTTATTTGAGCAAAAATTTCATCTGAAAATTTCGCCTTGGTCAAAGCATCAATTTCATCTAAAATTATTACTAACTTTCCTGAAATTGTTTTTAACAATAATCTTAGTTCTTGGCCATGCTCAGTATGCGGAGGAAGTAATTTCTTATTCCTATTATCTTCTATTACTTCATAAATTCCTCCAAAAGTTTCAAAGTTGGTTTCAACTGCTTTGTCAATAATTCCTCTAAAACATTCTCTTGATGTTTCATAGGAATTTGAAAGATCAACATAAAGAAATATATCATTTTTAGTTTGAAGTTTACTTTTAGCATTAATAAGTAAATTAGTTTTACCCATTTGCCTTGCAACTAAAACATATCCGGGCCTACCCATATCCTGAATTACTTGTAAAACTTGACGATCAGCATCCCTTTGAACATAGAGATGATCAGGAATAATTGTATATGGCTTTAATATTTTTTCTTGAGCAATCATTTAAATTCAGTCAGTGTTTCCTTTAAAATTCTATCAAGAGTCATATTGGGTTGATCAATACAGACTATATAATCTCTGAAAATTCTTTTTATTAATCTAGGTGAACCTCCAGAAGCTTCAATTATTTGTTTCCTTTCAGGTTCTCCAAAAAGTAAATTTAAGTTTTCAGAAATTATTTTAGCTAGACTCTCACAATCATTCTCACTCCATAAATCATATCTCAAAAACTTTATTTTTTCATAGATCTTTTTTTGACCGTCCACAATATGATCTGTAGGAGAAAGTAAAGAAGAAAAAATAAATTTTATATTCTCTTTATTTACCGTAATTATTAGGCTGAAAAATTGTTGAATTAAAATTTTAAATGATTCTTCGCTATCAACTGGAATCTCTTCGATATAAATAAAATTTTCTTTAGAGGGGAAAGATGATTTTAAGAGTAAAGAGATTTCTTTTATTATATCTCTTAAATTATCAAATCTTTTAGGAGAAGATTTAGGAGAAATATTCTGAATTAGGTCAACATAGATTTGACAAAATAACTCATTTATTGAACACCCAATACAAGCTGCTAAATTTATGTAAACGAAACTTTTTCTTCTAATAATAAGATTACGAAGAATTGAAGTTGTTTTTCCGCATCCAGTTTCACCGCTTACCCAAACACTGTAAAAATCAAGCACTTTTGAAAGATTCTTATCTTCTCCTCTTTCCAAATAAAACTTTTCTTTTTCTAAAGAATAAAAATCAAACAATACTTCTTTAACTAGTTGTGTAGGAATTTGAATAGACTGACTCTTTTGAGGGATAAAACATAAGTCACTAAAAGCATTAGGGCTTGAGAGCACTAAATGCGCTAAAGATGTTGCTGATGCAGCAGCAAGATTCTGATTTTGATTTTTGTTTTTACCTTTATTACCATCAGCAAAATCACATATCCCCTTAACAACTATCCATTCAAGTTTCTTATTTACTGATGCAGTACTCACTCCTATTCCTTCCATCTCTCCGCCTTTTGCATTGCGAAATGCACTTAACAACTGATCTCTATATTCTTTATTATCAATCAATTCTTCGCCTGAAAGCAATGGTCCAAAAATAGTAGAAGCTTTGTTATTTTCATCCACCTTAAAGTTCCAATTTTTTGCTTGACTTTTAAATCTGTCTAATAATATATGACCTGCCTCCGGATGACTTCCTCTATAAATAGTTTGTTCACCTACTCTTCTAACATTGTATGGGATCAGTGATTCAGAAACCAAAACATCACCAATTTTTTGTGACATTTCATCTAATCCAAACGCGATTCCAATCATTATAACAGCCTTGGGATCCCAAATATCAATTGCCTCTTTGGTAGTTATTATTGAACTATTGGATGAAATAGACCCCATTGTTCCACACTGCACGTGCACAATTTGATATACCCCAAATACACCTATATAAAAAGTAAATTTATCATTGAAAACTTTAATAACTTTATCATATCCATTTACCGGTTTAAGATATAAATGTAAATGATGAGTTTCTATTGAAGTAGCCGTTAAAATTAGAAAGCTTATGCTATTCTTTAATTTACTAATCTCCTCTAATGATTGTTCTAAATAATCCAAGTTCTTTTCTTACTATTTAAAATCTTTATCAAAAATAAATTTCCAAAAAACTCTTTCAAATCTCCAAAAATATCCCCGTCAACAAATATATAAAATAATGTTACAACTTACGATATTCCTTTAGCTAAGTTACCTGAGACATAAATATTTAACTTACCCTCCAAGTTACTCTTCTTTAGATTGATCAATCTTGACAAACGAGTCAGTGCAAGTCAAGATTTTTACAAAAAATATTTTAGGTCCTTGTCCAAATCGTACTGCCGCAGTACGATTTCGTAGTTCCGAGGTTCTCCATCGAACCTCTGAGGTTCGACGACGCACTTCCGAAGTACCTCATCGAACCTCCGAGGTTCGACGACGTAGTTCCGAGGTACTAAGTCGGACTTCAGAGGTTCGACGGAGTAGTTCCGAGGTACCAAATCGGACCTCTGAGGTTCAACGACGTACTTCCGAGGTGCTAAATCGGACCTCTGAGGTTCAAGGATGAAGTTCCGAAGTACAAAATCGGACTTCTGAGCTTCAGTGTGACATTTCATACACTTGTACAAATCGTACCGCTACAGTACAATTAAGAAAGTCTGAACTGGGATTTTTGGGATTATAGGATAGACAGGATTTTCTCGGAATTGTCTGAACTGGGAATTATGGGATGAGGAGATATACAGGATTATCTCAGCAGAAGACAAAAAGATGTTGTCATATTTTCATAAAACTTCTTTCTTAATCAAAGACAATCCTGTCAATCCTTTCATCCCCTATAATCCCAGTAAATTTCTGGCATTTTTATTGATTCACCCCAAAGCGTGTTTTTTTAAGTCCCGACTATGTGATATTTTAATCGAACTATTCAATCTGCTAACTATGAAAAAAGACTTTATCATTATCCTTTTTTTATTTTTCATTCCTGCTCTGTCTTTTGCTCAGGAAAACATTATAAACAGGGCATTCCTCGGGGTAAATGGAAACTACTTTGTTCCTATCTTCGGATTTCAAAGAGAAAATTATAAATCAGGCCCGGGCATTTCCTTTTCTTATCTTTCAAAAAAACTTCCTGTATTTAAACAGCTCCCCTATTCTTTGAGAATCGGAGCTAATGTCGGAGTATCAGGACAGGGTTCTCGAGATTTTAATCTTACGGCTCACGATAGCCTGAGAAGTGTTCAGCGTTTCTACAATACTTTTTCCTACTTCACACTCCTTGGGAGATTTACTTTTGAAAAAAACAAAATATTCAAACCGTACCTGGAACTTAGCTTCGGATTGGGCAACTTCTCATCGCATGAAAGTATATCCAGAAATTTGAATCCTTCTTTCTATAGTAAGCCCAGAGGTAATTATCAGGAAAGCATGTCTGTTTTCGGAATATCGGCGGGGTATCTTATTCAGGTTACCGAATGGTTTATGATTGATGCAAAAATAACTTACTACCAGGGCACGAAAAAAACTGCTTTCACCGATCTTGATCATTTTTCATATTCAACGCCCTATTATTATCACACCAAAAGAGAAGCTGTACCTTCTTTAATTTCTGCACAGCTTGGGCTTTTATTCAGGGTACCACGACCAAGTATATCTATGAGTCCGCCAGAACCAACTGAGCGTCCTTCCAGGTTAACGCCTGTAATAAAACCTATAAAACCAAAAGAAAATAAAAACGGCGAGCTGGCTCCCGGCAACGAATCCACTCCCCAAAAGCCAAAGGAAACAAAAACGTTTTATGGTCCGAAGAAGCGACATTGAAGACTAAACCGGGATGTATGGAATGAGGAGACAGACAAAGATAATCCTGTCTATCCTTTAATCCCCATAAATCCCAGTTCAGAATATTTAATCTATGAATAAAAAAAGTGGCTCATCTTCTCAGACAAGCCACTTCTATTTATTCTTTATTAATCTTATCTACCTCTATTACTTCTTTATAACCCTTCTGTGAGTGCTTCCCTTTGAAGTTGTGATTGACAGAATATAAACACCTGGTTTGATTGCCCCTGTTGAAAAAGTCATTTTATTTAAACCTGACATCAGTGATATACTTTCATCTTCTATGACAGCCAAACCAGACAATGTTCTCAGAGATAGTTTTGCATCTTCTTCATCAGACATTACTTCAAAGTTAAGTATATCATCAGAAAAAGGATTAGGATAAATTTCAAGCATACTCACGGCTTCCCTCCTATCTATTGATGAAATCATTTTAGTTCCGACAATCACTTCTTTTACTACTGAACATCCAGATGTATTACTTACTCTTACTTCATAAGTACCAGGACATAAATCATTATGTGACCGGGATGAAGAAAGTCCTTTATTCCACAAATAAGTTATTGTACCGCCAGAGGTATTAATCACATTTACAGTTGCGATTCCATTGCAGAGGCCTTCTGTAGCAGAAGCTGTATCAATGGAAACTGTCATCATGTTATTTCCCTTTTTGACGCTCCAGCTTTTAGTTAAGGTGCATCCTTTATCATCTTTAACAGTTACCGAATATGTACCGGAAGAAAGTCCGGTCAGATCCTCTGTTTTAGCATCACTGCTCCATGAGTAGGTATAAGGAGCACTTCCTCCTGAAGCTGATACATCAACTGCTCCATTTCCGCCGGCACAAGATTCATCTGTTACTGTTCCTGTCAGCTTCAAAAGAGAACAGTCAGGAACTATGACCACTTTATAATCTTCCGTTTCTCCCTGAATAGCAGTAGTGCATGGATCTACCAGATAAGACGCAGTTGCATTCATCATTCTTACCCGCATCACTGTTTCTCCCAAAAGTGTATTTGACGGCAAAGAAAAATAATAGGTAGATGTTCCGGCTCCGGCTACATTACCAAACATTCTTTCTGTTGAATTATCAAATATTCCATCCTGATTAAGATCTATCCATACTGCAAAGTAATCTGTTCCGCTTCCTCCGAATACGGTAGTCAGACCATAGTTTTTTCCTACAGTTAAATTCGTTTCGAATGTATTGTAATAATCTGTGTACGATGGTCCGCCGTAATATCCGCTATTGCTGTTATTGATAGTATTCAGAATAATAGTCTGTATATAGTTGCCTGTAGTTGTACCTTTAGAATATGCAGGAACACAATAGGGTTTGCATACCTTAATTTTATTCACTTTGATTATTACAGAATCACTCGCTGAGCAATCTCCATTTGATACAACAACTTTTACCTGATACTCGCCTGCGTTAGTATACTTATATGAAAACTCGTTTCCTGAAGCTGCAAATGCTCCGTTTATATACCATGAGAAATTATAATTATCTGGATTCGGAATTTTAAATATATACTCCTCTCCCTGACAGACAGCAGGGACATCATCCAATACAATTTCCGGAGGAGTAACAAAGCTGACAGATACTGTATCTCTTGCTATTGTCCCACAGCTATTCTTTACTTCCACCCAATAATCTCCGGAAGAAGATACTGTAATTCCTGAAGTAGTCTCTTTTGTTGACCAAACGTATGAATAACCCGAGCCAGATGCATTGAGGTTAACCAATGCCCCTGCACAAGCAATTTTATCATTTCCAATATTCAAGACTGGTTTGGGACAAATAACTTTAACAGAATCACAGATCCTGATTTGTCCACAAGTATTATCAGTAGAAAGACATACGTTGTATACTCCTGAACTTTCATATCTGTGAACAACCTCTTTGCCGGATGCTGTAGTGCCATCCCCCAAATCCCAGTTCAGGAATGTTGCTGAAGGTGCATTGTAATTCAAAACAACGTCAAGAAGAGTATCTTTAACACTAAACCTATCGGGTTCACCTATGCATGCTGCATTTATTGATTTTCGGACAGTGTCTTTACTACAGCCATTGTCAACCACAAGTGTAACAATGTAGTTTCCCTGTTTTTCAAATGTATGTCTGTAATCCTGATCAGTTGCAGTGCTCCCATCTCCGAAATTCCATTGCCATGTGAATGCAGAGCTGCCAGTTTTATTAAACTTACTATTATCTTTAAACAAAATAGTAGCACCTGTCTGATCACTTTCTCTTTCTGTAACGAAATCGGCAACAGGTCTTATACAGGCATCGCTATCCAGCACTAATAATAAGAGATCTTTAGAAGTTGAATTTGAAGCATTAGAAACGCCAGAGACAATAAAAGAACCATCTGAAGTCTTATTAAAATAGGTGATTTTATCAACATTATCAGTACCGAAACTATTTGATGTCCGAATATTATAGTTTTCATCAAGGAGTATCGTATTAATGTCTGCATCAGATCCGGCGTTAGTTGTAGAACCTAAAAGAATTATACGTCCGGATTTATTTTGTACCATACCATTAATAAATCCTGTTCCTGGCAATGTTTTGGTCCAGATAGTATCAAGATTAAAATTAGTTTTTACAAGCCAGGTACTACTTCCATTTTCTCCCGTAAAATTTACAGGAAAAAGAAACCCGTCAGTTTGTTCAATGATTGCAGGAATAGAACTAGTGCTGTTCGCAAGTGATGAAGGATGATGAAAATATTTATGTAATAGTGCAGTGCCATTCGCATCTATCTTTCTTACAAAACCATCACCCATGCCTCCATAAACGAATATGTCTCCGGTGGAAGATTCATGCACTCCGTTAACCACTCCATCATAGATTATAAAACCATTTCTCCAGATTTCCTCTCCGTTCTTATTTACCTTTATAATCCCTAAAGTATTGGTGGATATACCAAATTGTTTATTTGGGAAAATATAATTACCATCTGAAGTTTCCAATATCTTTCCGACACTAAAATCCCAACAGCAGATGCCTGAATAGGTAATTGTTCTTTCGGTAATAATATTTCCGTTTTTATCAAACCTCCACAAATTCACTTCTTCATCATAAATCTTACTGACAAGATCATAGGTTGTGGCAATTATATATTCGCCATCTCTATTCTGAAGCCCTGATACCACATGATCGATAACATCAGGTTTACCAAATCCTTTATGCCACTGCACTTCCCCGCTTGCGTCAACTTTTATCAATATACCATCCACCTCATAATTATCGATTGTATTTGCAACAAGCATATAGCCACCATCGTCTGTTTGAAATGCAACAGAAATTGTAGAAGGATCATAACTTACAAATTCGTTGTTGGGATATACCTTCATAAAGGAAACCTGAGCATACATAGTAACCTTAAATGAAATTAAAATGAGTGTTAAAAGTAGTTTTTGATTCATAGAGGTTTTTAAAAATTGAATATTTATAATTGATAATTATGCTGAAATATTTAATGCGGACAATTGTGCTGTTTGAAATAGACCATATTCTCTCCTTTTACTTAAGGAACTTTCGCAAATATCTTTAATCTATTTAACGTACAAAACTGATTAACAAACAATTAAACACTTCTCCATCCCTATATATAGAAGACGCAGAATAAGTAGTAATGTTACAATAAAATGAGGTTTTTAAATCTAAAAAAAACGTTT is a window of Sporocytophaga myxococcoides DSM 11118 DNA encoding:
- a CDS encoding SMP-30/gluconolactonase/LRE family protein gives rise to the protein MRHNSIFKLSIIVYILGFLSTSGYGQVVSTLAGLSLDADGPAAMSGFSSPNGVAIDSKGNVYVAEADNNKIRKISAQGIVSTFAGDGGWGKQDGEGKNARFMYPWGIAIDTEDNVYVSELGGHRVRKITPDGVVSTLAGNGDAGSLDGTGTEARFIAPSSLVVDGTGTVYVADTRNNKIRKITPEGVVSTLAGKNTSGFADGAGADAMFSNPSGIAIDANGNLFVADYYNDKIRKITPDGTVSTFAGSTDGRTNGDLSVAKFSNPYGIAIDAEGNMYIGEEGNNVIRKISKEGIVSTYAGTGGIGDKDGNATSANFYNPHGIAVDAAGNVYVADIRNHKIRKVTQQGIVSTIGGIGYARSVDGTVPNVRFKSPTGVTINEQGIIYIADEIKIRKLTPAGVATTLAGSDKYGSSDGTGAEATFNDIKGITIDAIGNLFVTDDHKIRKITPEGIVTTFAGSDTEGFVDGNGTDALFDNPFGLTIDAKGNLYVADQYNNSIRKITPNGDVSTFAGAKQGGYKDGKGLDARFSSPHGIGIDKNGNLYVADKSNHRIRKINPEGEVSTLAGSMFQESWDGTGASAAFSSAVGICVDSSDNVYVTQTGTANFKIRKVTPSGVVTTLAGKGIPGSLNGPAASVSFNNPVGITIDANYNLYVADQYNFQIRKISLPNDIKVLYADNEVESPVDFGTVKPGKTSPAFTFSIENGTAALKPLFLSGKPLITVSSNDFIIDLSNTSSSVGFGDSTEFSITFKPSTLGLKTATVTIPNNNLDGIDFTFEIKGFSAPFVDGISSSSSSLVSCYPNPASTRVIIESPVEMLLEVYSSDGNKLMEQMMERGENSVNIETLSRGLYLFKMPLIGKSIKVIKN
- a CDS encoding REP-associated tyrosine transposase; translated protein: MAGDRYIISDQHVPYFITCTVIKWIDLFTRKDYRDIIVDSLNYCSREKHVTIYAWVIMSNHIHLALKASPPGDMSSFLRDFKKYTSKKFITTMDSINESRSEWLKDKFSFEAKRTRRAENYKIWMDSNHAIELASIDIMEKINYIHNNPVRAGLVENPEYYLHSSARDYAGRKGLVKVSVI
- a CDS encoding AAA-like domain-containing protein; translation: MIAQEKILKPYTIIPDHLYVQRDADRQVLQVIQDMGRPGYVLVARQMGKTNLLINAKSKLQTKNDIFLYVDLSNSYETSRECFRGIIDKAVETNFETFGGIYEVIEDNRNKKLLPPHTEHGQELRLLLKTISGKLVIILDEIDALTKAKFSDEIFAQIRSIYFERINFTEYNRLTYLLSGVVEPTEIIKNPKISPFNIGQKIFLNDFTYGEFNDFCRKANLILPEKILLRVFDWTSGNPRMTYDVCSEVESYILKGHDIDISLIDRIIEDIYLTAFDKAPIDHIRELVEIDNEIRQAIVQIRYHKGNVLSDEIKKKLYLAGIINSDFQSSKIEIKNKIIDKALSESWIESVEKKKKGVLKLALERYSSKEFNEVIKLYEGSIEDIENLSGNDIAPLAFSYFETQKYSKAIPFLLKIQYDKKGFPEAYYETLYAVGISYAIVGDYPNAIRVFSEIVDEYPSGKYYFQSRVNLSSSYFQLNYQENKELIISFDTQTIEELNRSSNPERDKFLTIAYYNLCQLFESLNDSLIAKEYIKKALDVCPLESKSQVLLKWVLLEEDNVEKKNALTQTVDLIIKNNYKPEEANINNLLSVTHELIDILLYELYRMELLEGFESLLNYIIKLENSEEREVYIYKIAIQLLSKGEHELCQKVIRPLFEMQDESFPNLATFNAFRIYTIISPLSNWTVFAPLYVNYFYQNYMKLTLSDIDFKILYFYLLENLERKRYEEIRKMVNILTSIVEFIDDQVKINFVSILYIELLSLAKMGFPHAQVSKAREILSLCSKYKNVKRDQYDFMNATTLEHIEKYSSKLIGDYGFRPHPNFSSYDRNDKLKIQYLNGEIKEKKFKQVEEDLRAGLCRIISSQ